From one Lotus japonicus ecotype B-129 chromosome 3, LjGifu_v1.2 genomic stretch:
- the LOC130744579 gene encoding disease resistance protein RPV1-like, which translates to MSSSSVGTSWVSPKKHDVFISFRGEDTRTNFTCHLHSSLYDNGIRTYIDYKLRKGDDVWPSLSQAIQDSHISIVVFSENYASSRWCLEELVKIMEYRKHQSQVVIHVFYETNPSCLQKQRGSYEVAFANHEQHLTDDDSDQDKLRRWKTALPQAANILGWDARTPRDDSQAIHSIVNDVSQKLYFMYPNELKGIVASDEPSKELDLLLKSFPIIGIWGMGGIGKTTIAKVLFAKLFPQYDSACFLENIREESERVGLTSLRDKLFYKLLKEEIPASDVVRSTSIMRRLSSKQVLIVLDDVDSFEQLEYLYGERSDVGEYITLIVTTRDRKLLIGRVDKIYEVNKKNDEESLEIFCLNAFKGSHPHEGYKNLSERAVHLIHII; encoded by the exons ATGTCTTCTTCATCCGTAGGAACCTCTTGGGTTTCTCCAAAAAAGCATGATGTATTCATCAGCTTTCGAGGCGAGGACACCCGAACCAACTTCACATGCCATCTCCATTCTTCTCTCTACGACAACGGTATCCGAACATACATAGATTACAAGCTTCGGAAAGGCGATGATGTTTGGCCATCACTTTCCCAAGCAATCCAGGATTCACACATATCCATTGTCGTTTTCTCTGAGAACTACGCTTCCTCAAGATGGTGTTTGGAAGAACTCGTCAAGATCATGGAATACCGAAAACATCAGAGTCAGGTTGTTATCCATGTCTTCTATGAAACAAACCCATCATGCCTTCAGAAGCAGAGAGGGAGTTACGAGGTAGCATTTGCAAACCATGAGCAGCATCTCACCGACGATGATTCTGATCAAGACAAACTGCGTAGGTGGAAGACTGCTCTCCCTCAAGCTGCTAACATATTAGGATGGGACGCTCGAACCCCCAG GGATGACTCTCAAGCAATCCACAGTATTGTCAATGACGTTTCGCAAAAGCTATACTTTATGTACCCTAATGAACTGAAAGGCATTGTTGCAAGTGATGAACCCTCTAAAGAACTTGATTTATTACTGAAAAGCTTTCCAATAATTGGAATTTGGGGAATGGGTGGGATAGGTAAGACCACAATCGCTAAAGTTCTGTTTGCCAAGCTCTTCCCCCAGTATGATAGTGCCTGTTTCTTGGAAAATATAAGAGAAGAATCAGAAAGGGTTGGACTAACATCTTTACGTGATAAGCTTTTCTATAAGCTACTAAAAGAAGAAATTCCTGCGTCTGATGTTGTAAGATCCACATCAATTATGAGGAGGCTCAGTAGTAAACAGGTTCTGATTGTACTTGACGATGTAGATAGTTTTGAGCAATTGGAATATTTGTATGGAGAGCGCAGTGATGTAGGAGAATATATTACACTCATTGTAACAACAAGAGATAGGAAATTGCTTATTGGAAGAGTTGATAAGATATATGAGgtcaacaaaaagaatgatgaaGAATCTCTAGAAATTTTTTGCTTGAATGCCTTCAAGGGAAGTCATCCCCATGAAGGATATAAGAATCTTTCAGAGAGGGCAGTCCATTTGATACACATCATTTAG